TTTCTGATTTCAAGTACTCTAACCAATCCTATCATCATTATGATTATCCCTACAAAGGTCATGAATGAAGATGCCATAGCCACGTCAAGGTAGCCGAAGGTTGCCACGATACTAATTAGACCATCACCTAACACTGCTAACATGAGGAACTTGTCTATGGGCCTTGTTTGGAGCACGCCTCCTAGTGCTCCGACTATCATTAGGATGGCCGCAGCATATACGAATTCGATGTTCATTGTTCTATCTCCTTTACCTTACTTATGGTGAATGCTATTGCATTGGCGCCTACAGTTGCGAGTATAAAATATACCATGGATGTTATAGCGCCCAGTGGTGATGGATTTTTGAGTGTTATAACCGCAGCAACCCCGAAATTTATAACGTTGAGGTATGGCATCCTTTCTAGCCTATTCTGGGTTATGAAGAGTCTTAAAACCATATATATTATTATACATGAAATAATTGTCTCTTCTATCATTTCCACCACTATTTGATGACCTTTCTATTCATTTTTCTAGCTATTTTACCGATTAGTTTGGATGATAGAGGATGATACAAGCCTTGGATTGTTAGTATGGCGATGGTTATACCTACTATAAAGTAATTTGCTGTGATACCAAAATGTGAGGCGACCCATATTATGAAGGTTATGGTTAGGGCCCCTGTTGTCCCAGCGTATCCAGGATCTGCGCACATTCTATTCCCGAAGTAGACGAATAATGCGGCGATCAGACCACCTTCTGGGCCCCCGAATCCATAGTAGCCACAAGATGCTAGTAGAGTGCCGGCTGAGGCGTCTGGGGAGCATACGATGTTGCCTTTAAAGTAGCCTCCGCCTAGATCCCCCCCTCTTTTTTCTATGGATTCGCCGATCGCCTTCGCGCCTCTGACACCTGGGGCTTCGGGTAAGCCCATCCATATGTCTATTATAACGAAGTTTAGCCATGCTAGAACTGCGGCGATTGGTATTGCTATGATTTCATTCAAAGATATCCACCCCAAGTGTTAGTCTCCACTAGAAATAATATTAGAGTTGTCCCGGTTATATGTTTAATATTCTTAGATTCCATGTATGGTCCAATGAAGCTTTGTGAGGTTATGGAACTCGAAATGGCATTTAAATGTTTAATGGTTTTTTCAAAAAATCTTGGAGTGTGAATAATAGTATATTAAACATTTCTTTTGCACCTCGTACCCCTTATCCCTTTATACCTCACCTTAATTCTTTTCTTAAAACATATAAATATATTTTGTATATAAATATATTTTGTTTTGCCTTAGAATATGAATATATTATAGATTTTTGTTATTTTCCCAGTTTCTTGGCCAAAATAAGAAGAATAATTAAGAAGGTGTGCGGAAACTTCAAATATGGGGTGTAATGGGTGTATTCCATTGCTTTTATATGTTTATAGTATCTTTGATGATAATTCTAGGGCTGTGTCCTCGTTGTATATTATTTTAAGATCCCAGAATAGTGTTAGGTAGGATTTTAGTGGTATTGGATCATTTTCAATGTTCTTTTTTAAGGTGTAATTGAGGGTTTTTTCCATGGCTTCTTTGTCCCCTGCTACATAATATACTAGGATTGCATCGGCGTAATGCCCTATGGAATATATTTCCGGGTCTCCGTCACCTTTAAATTTGCCATCATACTCTTGATTAGCTTTAAGCCATTTTGAACCCTCTTGGATCGATTTTAAAGCTTTTGTATCATTTGTTGCAAGGTAGTATAGGGTTAATCCTTTAAGTATTTCGATGTTTTCATATGGTGCGGAAGTCCAAGATCCGTCTCCTCTTTGTTTTTCAATTACATTATATATGATTTCTTTGTCTGGTTTCATTCCACCTACTTGGGATTCTGTTTTAAGTTTCAGGTAATCTGGTCCTATAAATTGTGATGATTCTTTGTTGGCTGCTATTTTAATATCCTCATTATTTATTTGGTTTTCGATAAATTGCAACCCTTTATTTGTTATTTTTTCAGTTTCATTTGTTTTTAGGTCTTTTAGGGGATAGATTGTCTGGGCTGTTGTTATAGTGTATTCTGCTGGTGGCATGCCCCCTGGGAATGAGCCGTTTTCCATCTGTTTATATTCCAGCCATTTGATCAGATAATCAGATCTTTCTTTAAATTGTGTGTTCCCTGTTTTCGCGGCTAGTTTGTCATATAGGGCTGCTATCATGGCATTGGAGTCGTAGCAGCCTTTAAATGTGCTTCCAAATTCCAAGTCTCTGGCGGGATCATATTCTATTGGAGTGTATTCTCCAATCTCTGAGTAAGAGTATCCGTTCCAGAATTTTTCTATGAAATGTGTTATCTTTTCATATTCTGGGTCTCCGGTAAAGTTTATTTTGGATTTATTCCCTTCTATGGGGGGCTTTGGGATGTATTGATATACTGCGACGTCTCCTGTGACGAGAAGGGTTTTGAAGTGGGTGTCTGTGGGGAGATATAAACCCAAGCCTTGTTGATGCATGGTTTTTCCAATGTAAATGTATGTTATGTTATTTTTTTCGATGAAATAGTATGCCTCATTGGGCTGTGAAGTGGTGAACATTGTTTTTACTTCCATTTCGCTCATCTCTTTCTCTTTCAATGTGGGTGGGTTCCCCATCATGCCCTGGTAGATCGTCTTCCATAGTAGAACATCCTTCCTGTGCGTGTTACCTATAA
This DNA window, taken from Methanothermobacter tenebrarum, encodes the following:
- a CDS encoding DUF2108 domain-containing protein, translating into MNIEFVYAAAILMIVGALGGVLQTRPIDKFLMLAVLGDGLISIVATFGYLDVAMASSFMTFVGIIIMMIGLVRVLEIRKMRGEVG
- a CDS encoding DUF2109 domain-containing protein → MIEETIISCIIIYMVLRLFITQNRLERMPYLNVINFGVAAVITLKNPSPLGAITSMVYFILATVGANAIAFTISKVKEIEQ